Proteins encoded together in one Chryseobacterium sp. G0201 window:
- a CDS encoding NAD(P)/FAD-dependent oxidoreductase has protein sequence METREKIIIIGGGFAGLQLAKTLNNKNKKVIVLDKVNHHMFQPLFYQVACGRIEPSNISFPFRKIFQQSRNTQFRLTEVREIDAVNNKVITDEAEFTYDKLIIATGCKTNFFGNKDLEGKAFGMKNTQEAIGIRNHVLMTFEKLIIEKSRSDDGNWNIVIVGSGPTGVELAGAFAEMKKEILPRDYPYMNFDNLKIILISSTEKPLAVMSPEAQVQSEKYLKDLGVTFMSEEYVTDYDGDKVHMKSGKSIPSNNVIWAAGVTGNVVDGFPQDKLNRNRYIVDRFNKIKGYDNIYAIGDISYMETPKYPQGHPQVANVAINQAKNLGKNFLKKNSGEWKEYEYEDKGSLATIGKHRAVVDLPFIKFQGFFAWYFWMFLHLMLILSVRNKLAVFFNWMWSYFNKDSSLRLIILPNKKNETVQ, from the coding sequence ATGGAAACACGCGAAAAGATCATCATTATAGGAGGAGGTTTTGCGGGACTACAACTTGCAAAAACGTTGAATAACAAGAACAAAAAGGTAATTGTTCTGGATAAAGTTAATCATCATATGTTTCAGCCGCTCTTCTATCAGGTAGCGTGTGGGAGGATAGAACCTTCCAATATTTCTTTCCCCTTCAGGAAAATTTTTCAGCAATCGAGAAATACGCAATTTCGTTTAACGGAGGTTAGAGAAATTGATGCTGTCAATAATAAAGTAATCACTGATGAAGCAGAATTTACGTACGATAAATTAATCATCGCGACAGGTTGTAAAACGAACTTTTTCGGTAATAAAGATCTTGAAGGTAAGGCTTTCGGGATGAAAAATACTCAGGAAGCAATCGGTATCAGAAATCATGTTTTGATGACCTTCGAAAAGCTGATCATTGAGAAAAGCCGAAGCGACGACGGAAACTGGAATATCGTTATCGTAGGAAGCGGACCGACAGGTGTTGAACTAGCCGGAGCTTTTGCTGAAATGAAAAAAGAAATTCTTCCAAGAGATTATCCTTATATGAATTTTGATAATCTAAAGATCATTTTGATAAGCTCTACAGAAAAACCCCTTGCGGTAATGAGTCCTGAAGCTCAGGTTCAGTCAGAAAAATATCTTAAAGATCTGGGAGTAACTTTTATGAGTGAAGAATATGTGACTGATTATGATGGCGATAAAGTTCACATGAAAAGCGGAAAAAGTATTCCTTCAAACAATGTAATATGGGCAGCTGGAGTCACAGGAAACGTTGTAGATGGTTTTCCTCAGGACAAATTAAACAGAAACAGATATATCGTAGATCGTTTTAATAAAATAAAAGGATACGATAATATATATGCAATCGGAGATATTTCCTACATGGAAACTCCAAAATATCCACAGGGGCATCCACAGGTTGCCAATGTAGCAATTAATCAAGCAAAAAATTTAGGTAAAAATTTCTTGAAGAAAAATTCCGGTGAATGGAAGGAATATGAATATGAAGATAAAGGATCTTTAGCAACCATCGGGAAACACAGAGCAGTTGTGGATTTACCATTTATAAAATTCCAGGGCTTTTTTGCGTGGTATTTTTGGATGTTTTTACACTTAATGTTGATTTTGAGTGTAAGAAATAAACTTGCCGTGTTCTTCAATTGGATGTGGAGCTATTTTAATAAAGATTCATCTTTAAGATTGATTATTTTACCAAATAAGAAAAACGAAACAGTACAATGA
- a CDS encoding 5' nucleotidase, NT5C type, translating into MKKRIIVDMDGVMSDLYHQLIALEKRDSGKELNVADLIGLTELEAFPNCKTHVHEPGFFRTARLMEGSYEAIKYLNEKYELYVVSAGMEFPNSLREKYDWLAEHFPFITWEQIVLCGSKKIISGDIMIDDYPKNLNHFQGEKFIFTQPHNQLLENEEYKRVNSWAEIMNIL; encoded by the coding sequence ATGAAGAAGAGAATTATTGTTGATATGGACGGGGTGATGTCGGATTTATATCATCAGCTTATTGCCCTTGAAAAAAGAGATTCCGGCAAAGAACTGAATGTAGCAGATTTAATTGGTCTTACTGAGTTGGAAGCATTTCCAAATTGCAAAACACATGTTCATGAGCCTGGTTTTTTCAGGACGGCACGTTTAATGGAAGGAAGTTATGAGGCAATAAAATATTTAAATGAGAAATATGAGCTTTATGTAGTTTCTGCCGGGATGGAGTTTCCAAATAGTCTGAGAGAAAAATACGATTGGCTGGCGGAGCATTTTCCATTCATCACTTGGGAGCAGATTGTCCTTTGTGGTAGTAAAAAAATAATTTCAGGAGATATAATGATTGATGATTATCCGAAGAATTTAAATCATTTTCAGGGAGAAAAATTCATATTTACACAACCTCATAATCAGCTTTTAGAAAACGAGGAGTATAAAAGAGTGAATTCCTGGGCAGAAATTATGAATATATTATAA
- a CDS encoding Lrp/AsnC family transcriptional regulator, with translation MKNSTNANYHLDSIDKEIIYMLMDNAKTSLAHISKNVGISTTAVHQRIKKLEHAGVIENSISFLNPKKIGYKVISYIGVFLDQPSHYPEVVKALKEINEVVEAHYTTGNYTIFLKVLCKDNDHLMMILSKLQKLKGVTRTETFISLEQGIYRQLKV, from the coding sequence ATGAAAAATTCAACAAACGCAAACTACCATTTAGATTCAATCGACAAGGAGATCATCTACATGTTGATGGATAATGCTAAGACTTCTTTAGCTCACATTTCAAAAAATGTAGGAATTTCAACAACTGCTGTACACCAGAGAATTAAAAAGCTGGAGCATGCAGGAGTTATTGAGAATTCAATCTCTTTTCTGAATCCTAAAAAGATCGGGTATAAAGTAATTTCTTATATCGGTGTATTTTTAGATCAGCCAAGTCATTATCCTGAAGTTGTAAAAGCTTTAAAAGAAATCAATGAAGTAGTAGAAGCGCATTACACCACAGGAAATTATACAATTTTCCTAAAAGTACTTTGTAAGGATAATGATCATTTGATGATGATTCTTAGTAAACTTCAGAAGCTAAAAGGAGTGACAAGAACAGAAACTTTCATATCTTTGGAGCAAGGTATTTACAGACAATTGAAAGTATAA
- the dusB gene encoding tRNA dihydrouridine synthase DusB — MIKIGNIELPEFPLLLAPMEDVSDPPYRRLCKMHGADLMYSEFISSEGLIRDAMKSRKKLDIFDYERPVGIQIFGGDEEAMAMSARIVETVNPDLVDINFGCPVKKVVCKGAGAGVLKDIDLMVRLTKAVVSSTHLPVTVKTRLGWDSHTINIDEVAERLQDTGIKALTIHARTRAQMYKGEADWDHISRIKQNPNIEIPIFGNGDIDSPEKALAYKQKYACDGIMIGRAAIGYPWIFNEIKHFFKTGEHLPEPTIFDRLLAVRQHAEWSAEWKGEKLGLIEMRQHYSNYFRGIPHFKDFRRKFLEVYTLEEMDEVIKETQAFYEEYQTQL, encoded by the coding sequence ATGATAAAGATAGGCAACATAGAACTGCCGGAATTTCCGCTTTTGTTAGCGCCCATGGAAGATGTAAGTGATCCTCCATACAGACGCTTGTGTAAGATGCATGGTGCAGACTTAATGTATTCAGAATTTATTTCTTCTGAAGGGTTAATTCGTGACGCTATGAAAAGCCGAAAAAAATTAGATATTTTCGATTATGAAAGACCTGTCGGCATTCAGATCTTTGGTGGAGACGAAGAAGCAATGGCAATGTCTGCAAGAATTGTAGAAACCGTAAATCCTGATCTTGTAGATATTAATTTCGGATGTCCCGTAAAAAAAGTAGTATGTAAAGGTGCCGGTGCAGGAGTTTTAAAAGACATCGACTTAATGGTACGCCTTACAAAAGCTGTTGTAAGCTCTACCCACCTGCCTGTAACCGTGAAAACACGTTTGGGATGGGACAGTCATACGATTAATATTGATGAAGTAGCAGAACGTCTGCAGGATACAGGGATTAAAGCGTTAACGATACACGCAAGAACGCGTGCTCAAATGTATAAAGGTGAAGCTGACTGGGATCACATTTCAAGAATTAAGCAAAACCCAAATATTGAGATTCCAATTTTTGGAAATGGTGATATTGATTCTCCTGAAAAAGCTTTAGCATACAAGCAAAAATATGCCTGCGACGGAATTATGATAGGTCGTGCAGCTATTGGCTATCCTTGGATTTTTAATGAAATAAAACATTTCTTTAAAACTGGAGAACACTTGCCGGAACCTACAATTTTCGACAGATTATTAGCCGTTCGTCAACATGCAGAATGGAGCGCAGAGTGGAAAGGAGAAAAATTGGGACTTATCGAAATGAGACAGCATTACAGCAATTATTTCCGTGGAATTCCTCATTTTAAAGATTTCAGAAGAAAATTCTTAGAAGTATATACTTTAGAAGAAATGGATGAAGTGATTAAAGAAACTCAAGCCTTTTATGAAGAATATCAAACTCAATTATAA
- the deoC gene encoding deoxyribose-phosphate aldolase, translating into MMNIAQYLDSTYLKTPAQSGISNEETLQKDKDLAQEAIDNGIFAVMIRPDYVSEIKKYIQERNSDVIVGTVIGFHEGTYSVDEKLAEASKAIQHGADELDFVINYNAYLSGDFELVKEEFVKCTQLCIENQKVAKWIIEIAALTDEQIADLTKKMSNWAEENFSENDLSNIFVKSSTGFYETTGGKPNGATFEGVKIMLDNAGKLLVKAAGGVRTPEDAEKMINMGVKRIGTSSALGLIKNQSSSEGY; encoded by the coding sequence ATTATGAATATTGCTCAATATTTGGATTCAACATATTTGAAAACTCCTGCGCAATCGGGTATTTCAAACGAAGAAACTTTACAGAAAGACAAAGATCTCGCTCAAGAAGCTATTGATAATGGCATCTTTGCAGTAATGATCCGTCCGGATTATGTGTCCGAGATCAAGAAGTATATTCAGGAAAGGAATTCAGATGTTATTGTAGGAACTGTGATTGGTTTTCATGAAGGAACTTATTCTGTTGATGAAAAACTTGCAGAAGCCTCAAAAGCAATACAACACGGAGCAGACGAATTAGATTTTGTTATTAATTATAATGCCTATCTAAGTGGAGATTTTGAACTGGTAAAAGAAGAATTTGTAAAATGTACACAATTGTGTATTGAAAATCAGAAGGTTGCAAAATGGATCATTGAGATCGCGGCTTTAACTGATGAGCAGATTGCTGATCTTACTAAAAAAATGTCCAATTGGGCAGAAGAAAATTTCTCTGAAAATGATCTTTCGAATATTTTCGTGAAATCTTCTACAGGCTTTTATGAAACTACCGGTGGAAAGCCTAACGGAGCAACATTTGAAGGTGTAAAAATTATGCTTGATAATGCCGGAAAACTTCTTGTGAAAGCAGCGGGAGGTGTAAGAACTCCTGAAGATGCCGAGAAAATGATCAACATGGGAGTGAAAAGAATAGGAACTTCTTCAGCATTAGGATTAATTAAAAATCAGTCTTCTTCAGAAGGATATTAA
- a CDS encoding endonuclease/exonuclease/phosphatase family protein has translation MELFSFYNVENLFLPDPTPIHKLDPTKSGLRNWDEKRYRNKLLKIAHVFQLMKEENGVLPFMIGLSEVSGRKVLEDLVELEPFNSEYGIIHYNSMDERNVDVALLYDKNKVEVIDSETITFFFEIIDKNTENYDTTRDVLYSKVKYKGEIINVFIAHLPSKREKDINKPKRAFILNEIRGRILNIINDKEHVILCGDFNENPDDENLVKILYDNASEKVLENPFQQLFSTRNYSTFHYKSGLLFDQIILSKSLFDNVGLSFQEAEVFNSEKISSRNRNFEGRPFRTYAGTRYLGGYSDHFPVFVKFRDL, from the coding sequence ATGGAGTTGTTCAGTTTTTACAATGTTGAAAATTTATTTTTGCCCGATCCCACACCAATTCATAAATTGGATCCTACAAAATCAGGATTAAGAAACTGGGACGAGAAAAGATACAGGAACAAGCTTTTAAAAATTGCGCACGTATTTCAATTAATGAAGGAGGAAAATGGGGTATTACCATTTATGATAGGTCTGTCTGAGGTATCCGGAAGGAAAGTATTGGAAGATCTTGTAGAATTGGAACCCTTTAATTCAGAATATGGCATCATTCACTACAATTCTATGGATGAGAGGAATGTAGATGTTGCCCTGTTATATGATAAAAATAAAGTAGAAGTAATAGACTCAGAAACCATTACTTTCTTCTTTGAAATTATAGATAAAAACACAGAAAACTACGACACAACAAGAGATGTATTGTATTCTAAAGTGAAATATAAAGGAGAGATTATTAATGTCTTTATCGCGCACCTTCCCTCAAAGCGAGAAAAAGATATTAATAAACCCAAAAGAGCTTTTATATTGAACGAGATTCGGGGGCGGATCTTGAATATAATAAATGATAAGGAACATGTAATCTTGTGTGGTGATTTTAACGAAAACCCAGATGATGAAAATTTAGTAAAAATTCTCTATGACAATGCTAGTGAGAAGGTTTTAGAAAACCCTTTCCAGCAACTGTTTTCCACAAGAAATTATTCTACTTTTCATTATAAATCCGGATTGCTGTTTGATCAGATTATATTATCAAAATCATTATTTGATAATGTAGGTTTATCATTTCAGGAGGCTGAAGTGTTCAACTCTGAGAAAATAAGCAGTAGGAACAGGAATTTTGAAGGAAGACCCTTCCGAACTTATGCCGGTACACGGTATTTGGGTGGGTATAGCGATCATTTTCCGGTTTTTGTAAAATTTAGAGATTTATAA
- the trmD gene encoding tRNA (guanosine(37)-N1)-methyltransferase TrmD, with protein MRIDIISVLPELMESPFQTSILKRAVDKGLVEVHFHQLRNWSINKHRQIDDEPYGGGAGMVMMIEPLDKCISELKSQREYDEVIYLTPDGVTLNQKIANTLSIKNNLIFLCGHYKGIDQRLRDLHITKEISIGDYVLTGGELAACVLADSIIRLVPGVLNDEQSALTDSFQDDLLSPPIYTRPESYKGLDVPKILLSGNFAKIEEWRHDEAMRITKEKRPDLLSK; from the coding sequence ATGAGAATTGACATTATAAGCGTACTTCCTGAATTGATGGAAAGTCCTTTTCAGACTTCTATTTTGAAAAGAGCGGTAGATAAAGGATTGGTAGAAGTTCATTTTCACCAATTGAGAAATTGGTCAATTAATAAACACAGGCAGATTGATGACGAGCCTTACGGAGGCGGAGCAGGAATGGTAATGATGATCGAACCGTTGGATAAATGTATCTCAGAGCTTAAATCTCAGAGAGAATATGATGAAGTAATCTATCTTACACCGGATGGTGTTACTTTAAATCAAAAAATAGCCAACACGCTTTCTATTAAAAATAATTTGATCTTTTTGTGCGGACATTATAAAGGCATCGATCAAAGGCTTAGAGATCTGCATATTACCAAAGAAATTTCGATAGGAGATTATGTTCTTACGGGTGGTGAATTGGCTGCATGTGTTCTTGCGGATTCAATTATCCGTTTGGTTCCTGGAGTTTTGAATGATGAGCAGAGTGCTTTGACAGATAGTTTTCAAGATGATCTTCTGTCGCCGCCAATCTACACAAGACCTGAAAGTTATAAAGGTTTAGATGTTCCTAAAATTTTATTAAGCGGTAATTTTGCTAAAATTGAAGAATGGCGTCACGATGAAGCAATGAGAATTACAAAAGAAAAACGTCCTGATTTACTCTCGAAATAG
- a CDS encoding alpha/beta fold hydrolase produces the protein MKKFNILFLLFSAFYFNAQVISGTVFSKEENKPIPYVKIGVEKEKTGVISDEKGNFSIDLSRSDVNHKVRIEVPGYVNYSESVQNFSKQNSQKIFLNEKVKNIEEVKIVAKKLVDKNWGVNTKTKSVMYNVNPDLNNTNFLGETALEFNTNKRAKIKNIHLNIASYKSNEPVLMRYSIYSEKNGFPDKTILDDEITVELTEDMIKDGAFTLDVNDRNIWVQGKFFIGIQFLKRFEGRITISAALFRTGYIREFYGDWKKMSIAAPAINIDVKVDKNGKNVTDETVASDENLTGLIPDLSKYNMEKENSIYGKNSSAGKVLKLKNTDLYYEIYGEGESLVLLHGNSGSIQEFYQQIPELSKYYKVIALDTRGQGKSTDTSKTYFTYKIFADDVKVLVDELGLKKINIVGWSDGGNTGLEFALKYPDHLKKLVTIGANVFPEGVDSRLLNNMKTQLQVLQAENNPAKFNEIRLLKIMLKEPNIPKNSLNKIQNPVLVIAGENDVIKKEHTEFIAKQIPNSELKIYKNGTHFIPFENPEELNNDILEFLGK, from the coding sequence ATGAAAAAATTCAACATTTTATTTCTTCTATTTTCAGCTTTTTACTTTAATGCACAGGTTATTTCCGGAACTGTTTTTTCTAAAGAAGAAAATAAGCCAATTCCTTATGTGAAAATCGGTGTTGAAAAAGAAAAAACTGGAGTGATCTCAGATGAAAAAGGAAATTTTTCAATTGATCTTTCAAGGAGTGATGTAAATCATAAAGTGAGGATAGAGGTTCCCGGTTATGTAAATTATTCGGAGTCTGTTCAAAACTTTTCAAAACAAAATTCTCAAAAAATATTTTTAAATGAGAAAGTTAAAAATATTGAGGAAGTAAAAATTGTGGCTAAGAAATTGGTTGACAAAAATTGGGGTGTAAATACAAAAACAAAAAGTGTAATGTACAACGTAAACCCTGATTTGAATAATACTAACTTTTTGGGTGAAACAGCTTTAGAATTTAATACTAATAAAAGAGCAAAGATTAAAAATATTCATCTGAATATTGCAAGTTATAAATCCAATGAACCTGTTTTGATGCGTTACAGTATTTATTCTGAAAAGAATGGTTTTCCGGATAAAACGATTCTGGATGATGAAATTACGGTAGAATTAACCGAAGATATGATCAAAGACGGAGCTTTTACCTTAGACGTTAATGATAGAAATATTTGGGTTCAGGGAAAGTTTTTTATAGGAATACAGTTTCTGAAGAGATTTGAGGGGCGGATAACTATTAGTGCTGCATTATTCAGGACGGGTTATATTAGGGAGTTTTATGGAGATTGGAAGAAAATGTCGATCGCTGCTCCTGCTATAAATATTGATGTAAAAGTGGATAAAAACGGTAAAAATGTAACAGACGAAACTGTTGCTTCTGATGAAAATCTTACAGGTCTTATTCCGGATCTAAGCAAATATAATATGGAAAAAGAAAATTCTATTTACGGTAAAAATTCCTCTGCAGGAAAGGTATTAAAGCTAAAAAATACAGATCTGTATTATGAAATATATGGCGAAGGTGAGTCTTTGGTTTTGCTTCATGGAAACAGTGGAAGTATTCAGGAATTTTATCAGCAGATTCCTGAACTTTCTAAATATTATAAAGTAATAGCACTGGATACAAGAGGTCAGGGGAAAAGTACAGATACATCAAAAACCTATTTTACCTATAAAATTTTCGCTGATGATGTAAAAGTTTTGGTTGATGAATTAGGTTTGAAAAAAATAAATATCGTTGGATGGAGTGATGGCGGAAATACAGGTCTTGAATTTGCTTTAAAATATCCCGATCATCTAAAAAAACTTGTAACGATAGGAGCTAACGTATTTCCTGAAGGAGTAGATTCGCGACTTTTGAATAATATGAAAACTCAGCTTCAGGTTTTGCAGGCTGAAAATAATCCTGCGAAATTCAACGAGATCCGTTTGTTGAAAATTATGCTGAAAGAACCGAATATCCCTAAAAATTCTTTAAACAAAATTCAAAATCCTGTTTTAGTAATTGCCGGAGAAAATGATGTGATTAAAAAAGAACATACGGAATTTATCGCGAAGCAGATTCCTAATTCTGAACTTAAAATCTATAAAAATGGAACGCATTTTATCCCTTTTGAAAACCCTGAAGAATTAAATAATGATATTTTAGAATTTCTGGGAAAATAA
- a CDS encoding T9SS type A sorting domain-containing protein encodes MKKILFFIAVSAAAVNLNAQVSLAATSGTTTGTYTTLKDAFDAINAGTHQGAINISITANTTETAVAVLNASGGTTNYTSVAIKPATGATPTISGNLASSTLVRILGSNITLDGSNTPAGTTRDLTFTNTATTAPQVINFIATSAAAANTNIVVKNLNIVNGINTSSAFIMYDGNTTPTGGYFNNVTLQNNSVKKSYIGMYLFTAIAAGNGANTLVTGNDFTATGADANRLVGIYLQGLDGATVTNNTIGNFETANAEIKRGVWFATGTVNSSITSNTITNLGYTGTGAGGATGITVTSGNTGASAAANVIIRSNNINNFTSSGTGTIFTGIYVAGTATNGVIIDKNKVSTIKNTNINGYGSQGIYVASTNPAANTLISNNIVNGVSGYGYAAGGGVNDNGNGIVVGTGGGYKIYYNTVVMDASQTVAGRPSAFNALSTVTTAGAIDLRNNIFVNSQTQAGDRYVLYSGAANTVFSNINYNDYYSSGANLGFIGSARAALSDIQTGFGGNVNSLNILPAFVSATDFHLASAGNSTLDNKATPVAEVTVDADGNARSATTPDLGGYEFTTTVLAVQDVAKKKLNYYPNPVVDFISINDVNKIKNVEVYNTIGQRVIVENVNSDKALIDMRKVPAGTYILKVNSEKESQSIKVIKR; translated from the coding sequence ATGAAAAAAATTCTATTTTTTATTGCTGTAAGTGCTGCTGCAGTGAACTTAAATGCACAAGTAAGTTTGGCTGCTACTTCAGGCACAACAACGGGAACCTATACTACATTAAAAGATGCATTTGACGCAATTAATGCAGGAACACATCAGGGAGCTATTAATATAAGTATTACAGCAAATACTACAGAAACAGCGGTGGCTGTTTTAAATGCAAGTGGAGGAACAACAAATTACACTTCTGTTGCTATAAAACCCGCAACCGGAGCAACTCCAACTATTTCAGGAAATTTAGCAAGCTCAACGCTCGTAAGAATTCTGGGAAGTAATATTACATTAGACGGAAGTAATACACCCGCAGGAACAACGCGTGATCTTACATTTACCAATACAGCTACAACAGCACCGCAGGTTATTAACTTTATAGCTACCTCTGCGGCGGCAGCAAATACAAATATTGTTGTTAAGAATTTAAATATCGTTAATGGTATTAATACTTCTTCAGCTTTTATCATGTATGACGGAAATACAACGCCTACGGGAGGATATTTTAATAATGTTACTCTTCAAAATAACTCCGTAAAAAAATCTTATATAGGAATGTATCTGTTTACGGCGATAGCTGCTGGTAACGGAGCAAATACATTGGTTACAGGTAATGATTTTACTGCGACCGGAGCAGATGCTAACCGATTGGTGGGGATATATTTACAAGGATTAGACGGAGCAACAGTTACCAATAATACGATTGGGAATTTTGAAACCGCAAATGCCGAAATTAAAAGAGGAGTTTGGTTTGCGACTGGAACGGTGAATTCATCAATAACTTCAAATACAATTACGAATCTTGGATATACCGGTACCGGCGCAGGAGGAGCAACAGGAATTACGGTTACATCCGGAAATACGGGGGCATCAGCAGCTGCTAATGTTATCATAAGAAGTAATAATATTAACAATTTTACGTCAAGCGGAACGGGTACTATCTTTACCGGAATTTATGTAGCGGGTACAGCTACGAATGGAGTAATTATAGATAAAAATAAAGTAAGTACCATTAAAAATACGAATATCAATGGCTACGGCTCTCAAGGTATTTATGTAGCTTCTACAAATCCTGCTGCAAATACTTTGATATCAAATAATATTGTAAATGGTGTATCAGGATACGGATACGCTGCAGGTGGCGGAGTAAATGATAACGGTAACGGAATTGTAGTCGGCACAGGCGGCGGATATAAAATATATTACAATACTGTTGTAATGGATGCGAGCCAGACAGTGGCAGGAAGACCTTCAGCATTCAATGCTTTGTCAACTGTTACTACTGCGGGAGCAATAGATTTAAGAAATAATATTTTTGTAAACAGCCAAACACAGGCTGGCGACAGATATGTGCTTTATTCTGGTGCTGCAAACACAGTTTTCTCCAATATTAATTATAATGATTATTATTCATCGGGAGCAAATCTTGGGTTTATAGGTTCTGCAAGAGCTGCTTTATCAGATATACAAACAGGTTTTGGAGGCAACGTAAATTCTCTCAATATTCTTCCTGCATTTGTTTCTGCTACAGATTTTCATTTAGCATCAGCGGGTAATTCTACTCTTGATAATAAAGCAACACCGGTTGCAGAAGTGACAGTGGATGCTGATGGAAATGCCAGAAGTGCAACAACACCGGATCTTGGTGGCTATGAGTTTACTACAACTGTTTTAGCGGTACAGGATGTTGCTAAGAAGAAACTTAATTATTATCCAAACCCTGTGGTTGATTTTATCTCTATTAATGATGTGAATAAAATCAAAAATGTAGAAGTATATAATACGATAGGACAAAGAGTGATTGTTGAAAATGTAAATTCAGATAAAGCATTAATAGATATGAGAAAAGTACCTGCTGGAACTTATATCTTGAAAGTTAATTCTGAAAAAGAATCACAATCCATAAAAGTTATAAAAAGATAA
- a CDS encoding glycoside hydrolase family 25 protein, translating into MTQKKYTKKTAKKIHNNRRKNYFFRRKIVLAILIVALLGTGLYLKQSVSYYYALYFNKFIHKKLHNNETETLRIQKILSNNLDKTYGFDISHYQNREDIKWDSLSIGNKTIPLEFVVMRATMGNRNADKHFDEFWQQAKKHELIRGAYHFYRADEDPVIQANNFLANVKLESGDLPPILDIEKIPKRKTNKKLIEDLKVWCKIIEETYGEKPIIYTYYHYYKDFLKGEFDDYPLWLANYNDVPTPSPEGDWDFWQFTENGIVHGINTKVDLDIYNGSLWSLKRLTID; encoded by the coding sequence ATGACACAAAAAAAGTACACCAAAAAAACTGCCAAAAAAATTCATAACAACAGGCGAAAAAATTATTTTTTCCGTCGGAAAATTGTCTTGGCAATTTTAATTGTTGCTTTATTGGGAACCGGATTATATTTAAAACAGTCTGTAAGCTATTATTACGCACTATACTTTAATAAATTCATTCATAAAAAACTTCATAATAACGAAACAGAAACCTTAAGAATTCAAAAAATTCTATCAAATAATCTTGATAAAACGTATGGTTTCGACATTTCTCATTATCAAAACCGGGAAGATATAAAATGGGACAGCCTGAGCATCGGCAATAAAACCATTCCACTGGAATTTGTCGTGATGAGAGCCACAATGGGAAACCGAAATGCCGATAAACATTTTGACGAATTTTGGCAACAGGCAAAAAAACATGAGTTGATCCGTGGAGCTTATCATTTTTACAGAGCTGATGAGGATCCAGTGATTCAGGCGAATAATTTTCTGGCTAATGTAAAACTGGAAAGTGGAGATCTTCCCCCAATTTTAGATATTGAAAAAATTCCGAAACGTAAAACGAATAAAAAGTTAATTGAAGACTTAAAGGTTTGGTGCAAGATTATTGAGGAAACATACGGAGAAAAACCTATTATTTACACTTATTATCATTATTACAAAGACTTTTTAAAAGGTGAATTTGATGACTATCCGCTTTGGCTGGCCAATTACAATGACGTTCCTACTCCATCTCCTGAAGGTGACTGGGATTTCTGGCAGTTTACTGAAAACGGGATCGTTCACGGAATCAATACCAAAGTAGATCTGGATATTTACAATGGAAGCTTATGGTCTTTGAAGAGATTGACGATAGATTAA